The proteins below are encoded in one region of Amycolatopsis magusensis:
- a CDS encoding ATP-binding cassette domain-containing protein, producing the protein MDLAIEASGLVKTFGKTRAVDGVDLAVPEGRVYGFLGPNGAGKTTTIRMLATLLRPDGGSARVFGHDLATEADAVRKRVSLTGQFASVDEDLSGMENLVLLARLLGFSRPASKQRATELLEAFGLDEAAERLVKTYSGGMRRRIDIAASIVIAPDLMFLDEPTTGLDPRSRNQVWDIVRALVAGGTTVLLTTQYLEEADQLADRIAVIDRGKIIAEGTSGQLKASVGTGALHVRVAEPEMREEAGRVLSRVLDVPIEHDSDPVALTVRVPEPDKVAAALAELPAAGVKVAAYSLGQPSLDEVFLALTGHTAEETEEELEGSVA; encoded by the coding sequence ATGGATTTGGCGATCGAGGCCAGTGGCCTGGTCAAGACGTTCGGCAAGACGAGAGCGGTGGACGGGGTCGACCTCGCCGTCCCGGAGGGGCGCGTCTACGGCTTCCTCGGGCCGAACGGCGCGGGCAAGACCACGACCATCCGCATGCTCGCCACCCTGCTGCGCCCGGACGGGGGATCGGCGCGCGTGTTCGGGCACGACCTGGCCACCGAGGCCGACGCGGTGCGCAAGCGGGTCAGCCTGACCGGCCAGTTCGCCTCGGTCGACGAGGACCTCAGCGGCATGGAGAACCTGGTGCTGCTGGCCCGGTTGCTCGGGTTCTCGCGGCCCGCGTCGAAGCAGCGGGCGACCGAGCTGCTCGAGGCGTTCGGGCTCGATGAGGCCGCCGAGCGGCTGGTGAAGACGTACTCCGGCGGCATGCGGCGGCGGATCGACATCGCCGCCAGCATCGTCATCGCCCCGGACCTGATGTTCCTCGACGAGCCGACCACCGGCCTCGATCCACGCAGCCGCAACCAGGTCTGGGACATCGTGCGCGCGCTGGTCGCCGGCGGCACCACGGTCCTGCTGACCACGCAGTACCTGGAGGAGGCCGACCAGCTGGCCGACCGGATCGCGGTGATCGACCGCGGCAAGATCATCGCCGAAGGCACTTCGGGGCAGCTCAAGGCATCGGTCGGCACGGGCGCGCTGCACGTCCGGGTGGCCGAGCCGGAAATGCGCGAGGAAGCCGGTCGCGTGCTCTCCCGGGTGCTCGACGTGCCGATCGAGCACGATTCCGATCCCGTGGCGCTGACCGTGCGCGTACCCGAGCCGGACAAGGTGGCCGCGGCGCTGGCCGAACTGCCCGCCGCCGGGGTCAAGGTGGCCGCCTACTCGCTCGGGCAACCGAGCCTGGACGAGGTCTTCCTGGCGCTCACCGGGCACACCGCCGAAGAGACCGAAGAAGAGCTCGAGGGGAGCGTGGCATGA
- a CDS encoding SRPBCC family protein yields MNPAVLSAIGDKPVLRFERELAHSPAKVWRAITEPAEMARWFPALIAAELKPGAKMEFTFPGEDEPSYGEILEYDSPKVYAFRWNADVLRFEILPAASGCVLVFTHTMAEGARFTAHRTAAGWDTCLAALSAELDGRTEEPLDHRPLMTSYLREYEVARGEVTDDGVVFRLDVVWRAFDTVWAALSGGKPVEVGQEPPLPFTIGPVPAGEVTAVDAPQDLTYRWLHDGEPAGLVRWRLVHDPELATHVELTQTIPAKLSGVRATVLAAWQIRLEQLFTELVLGDRPAWPEQRFAELVQRYR; encoded by the coding sequence ATGAATCCGGCCGTGTTGAGCGCCATCGGTGACAAGCCGGTACTGCGGTTCGAGCGCGAGCTCGCGCATTCACCCGCCAAGGTGTGGCGCGCGATCACCGAGCCCGCCGAAATGGCGCGGTGGTTCCCGGCGTTGATCGCCGCCGAATTGAAGCCCGGCGCGAAGATGGAGTTCACCTTCCCCGGCGAGGACGAGCCGAGTTACGGCGAGATCCTCGAATACGACTCACCCAAGGTGTACGCCTTCCGCTGGAACGCCGACGTGCTGCGGTTCGAGATCCTGCCCGCGGCGTCCGGCTGCGTGCTGGTGTTCACGCACACCATGGCCGAGGGCGCGCGGTTCACCGCGCACCGCACCGCGGCGGGCTGGGACACCTGCCTCGCGGCGCTCTCCGCGGAGCTGGACGGGCGCACCGAGGAACCGCTCGACCACCGTCCGCTCATGACTTCCTACCTGCGTGAATACGAGGTCGCACGCGGGGAGGTGACCGACGACGGGGTGGTGTTCCGGCTCGACGTGGTGTGGCGGGCGTTCGACACCGTGTGGGCCGCACTCTCCGGGGGGAAACCGGTTGAAGTCGGGCAGGAACCGCCGCTACCGTTCACCATCGGCCCGGTGCCGGCCGGTGAGGTGACCGCGGTGGACGCGCCGCAGGACCTGACCTACCGGTGGCTCCACGACGGCGAACCGGCCGGACTGGTGCGCTGGCGCCTCGTCCACGATCCCGAACTCGCCACCCACGTGGAGCTGACCCAGACGATCCCGGCGAAATTGTCGGGGGTGCGCGCTACGGTTCTGGCCGCCTGGCAGATCCGGCTCGAGCAGTTGTTCACCGAGCTGGTCCTCGGGGACCGGCCAGCCTGGCCCGAGCAGCGCTTCGCAGAACTAGTCCAGCGATACCGGTGA
- a CDS encoding ABC transporter permease translates to MTTTSAQATSTQVVDDGLLKALATRERPPKPSALSTSFTFGWRALLKIKHVPDQLFDVTAFPIMMTLMFTYLFGGALAGSTENYLQFFLPGILVQSVVMITMYTGVGINEDISKGIFDRFRSLPIWRPSVIVGALFGDAIRYLLGATITILLGLLLGFRPGGGFVGVLAGVAMLLVFSFSLSWVWTMFGLKLSTSKSVMGWSMMVLMPLTFGSNIYVDLATMPSWLRTVVEVNPVTHLVSSVRGLMHGTVEGSDLLWVFGSCAVLIAVFGPITMRLYGRQR, encoded by the coding sequence ATGACCACCACATCCGCACAGGCCACGTCCACCCAGGTCGTCGACGACGGGCTGCTCAAGGCACTGGCCACCCGCGAACGGCCGCCGAAGCCGAGCGCGCTGTCCACCTCGTTCACCTTCGGCTGGCGCGCGCTGCTGAAGATCAAGCACGTGCCGGACCAGCTGTTCGACGTGACCGCGTTCCCGATCATGATGACGCTGATGTTCACCTACCTGTTCGGGGGTGCGCTGGCCGGTTCCACCGAGAACTACCTGCAGTTCTTCCTGCCGGGCATCCTGGTGCAGAGCGTCGTGATGATCACCATGTACACCGGCGTCGGCATCAACGAGGACATCTCGAAGGGCATCTTCGACCGGTTCCGCTCGCTGCCGATCTGGCGGCCGTCGGTGATCGTCGGCGCCTTGTTCGGCGACGCCATCCGGTATCTCCTCGGCGCCACGATCACCATCCTTTTGGGGCTGCTGCTGGGTTTCCGGCCCGGCGGCGGGTTCGTCGGGGTGCTGGCCGGGGTGGCCATGCTGCTGGTGTTCTCGTTCAGCCTGTCGTGGGTGTGGACGATGTTCGGGCTGAAGTTGTCGACGTCGAAGTCGGTGATGGGCTGGAGCATGATGGTGCTGATGCCGCTGACCTTCGGCAGCAACATCTACGTCGACCTGGCGACCATGCCGTCGTGGCTGCGCACGGTGGTCGAGGTGAACCCGGTGACGCACCTGGTCAGCTCGGTACGCGGTTTGATGCACGGCACGGTTGAGGGTTCGGACCTGCTGTGGGTCTTCGGTTCGTGTGCGGTGCTGATCGCCGTGTTCGGCCCCATCACGATGCGCCTGTACGGTCGCCAGCGCTGA